The DNA window CAGTGACTGCCGCCAGTCGAGACCGACGAGATAGTGCGCACCGGCGGCCGTGACGCCCACGCTCACCGCGACGCCGACGGTCGACAGGACCACCGCGGCGGGCAACGCGGGCTTGATCTCCTTCCACTTCGTACCCAGGCCACCCTCGGCCAGGATCACCACAAGTGCGGCATAGCCGATCACCTGCGTCAGTTCGGCATTGTCGAACTTGACGTCGAAGATGCCGTCCTGCCCTATGGCGATCCCGATCCCGAGGTACAGCAGCAGGCTGGGAAGCCCGCTCCGGGACGAAATGCGCACGGCCGCGACGGCGATGAGAAGAACGAGCGAGCAGATGAGCAGGAGTTCATTGAGCTGGTGGACAGTCAGCGGCCGTTCCTTCCCTCGCACGCCTGCCGGATCGTTCCTCCGGCGGCCGGTACTTCGTTACCTTACCTAATCTTTAACGCTTCCTTGACGCGCGGGACCGTCCGTACGATCGCCGTTGCGGGCACCGAGTCCAGGGCGCGAGAGCGCTGCGCCTATGGTTGCTCCAGCACTCAAGGACCACCCTGCCCCTCGAAGGACAGCGATGCCCGCCAACACCACCGCCTCTTCCGGCAAGAAGAAGAAGGGGCGTCGCGCCCGCCTGATCGTGATCGTGCTGGTGTTGGCCCTCGTTGCGGGTGTCGGCTACGGCACGTACTGGAGCATCAGCACCGTGCGCGCCTCCTTCCCGCAGACCACAGGGTCGATCGAGCTCGACGGCCTCTCCGGCCCCGTCGACGTCAAGCGCGACAACTACGGCATTCCGCAGATCTACGCGGACACCGACGAAGACCTCTTCCGTGCCCAGGGCTTCGTCCAGGCGCAGGACCGCTTCTACGAGATGGACGTCCGCCGTCACATGACGTCGGGCCGGCTGTCGGAGATGTTCGGCGCCGACCAGGTCGACACCGACGCCTTCCTGCGCACCCTCGGCTGGCGCCGGGTCGCGCAGCAGGAGTACGACACCAAGCTGTCGCCGGAGACGAAGAAGAACCTCCAGGCGTACGCCGCGGGCGTCAACTCCTACCTCGAAGGCCGCGACGGCAAGGACATCTCGGTCGAGTACGCCGCCCTGGGCTTCGTGAACGACTACAAGCCCGAGAAGTGGACGCCCGTCGACTCGGTGGCCTGGCTCAAGGCCATGGCCTGGGACCTGCGCGGCAACATGCAGGAGGAGATCGACCGTTCGCTGCTGACGAGCAGGCTGAACGCGAAGCAGATCAAGTCCCTCTACCCGCCCTATCCGTACGACCGCAACAAGCCGGTGGTCGAAGAGGGCGCGGTCGACGAGACGGCGAAGAAGTACGACCCGAAGGCGTCAGCCACCCCCGACGCCGGTACGGGTACGGGCACCGGGGCGGGCACGGGCGGCACGGGCTCCGGAACCGGCGCAGGCACGGGCTCCGGAACCGGAACCGGAACCGGAACCGGCACCGGCTCCGGCGCGGGCACCGCCGGCGCCACCCAGGGCTTCCAGTCCCAGCTCTCCGGCATCTCCGACGCACTCGACGAGATCCCCGCGCTCTTCGGTCCGAACGGCAGCGGCATCGGCTCCAACTCCTGGGTCGTGTCCGGCCGGTTCACCACGACCAAGAAGCCGCTGCTCGCCAACGACCCGCACCTCGCGCCGCAGTTGCCCTCGCTCTGGTACCAGATGGGCCTGCACTGCCGGAAGGTCTCCGCGACCTGCAAGTACGACACCGCGGGCTACACCTTCTCCGGCATGCCCGGCGTGATAATCGGCCACAACCAGAACATCGCCTGGGGCTTCACCAACCTCGGCGCCGACGTCACCGACCTCTACCTGGAGAAGGTCTCCGACGACGGCTACCTCTACGACGGCGGTACGAAGCCCTTCACGACCCGCGAGGAGACCATCAAGGTCGCCGGCGGCAAGCCGAAGAAGATCACCGTCCGCTCCACCAACAACGGCCCGCTCGTCTCCGACCGCAGCGACGAGCTCGGCAAGGTCGGCAAGAGGGCCCCGGTAGACAACGCCGCCCCCGACCGCGGTGACGGCTACGGGATCTCCCTCAAGTGGACCGCGCTGATGCCCGGAAAGTCCATGGACGCCGTGTTCGAGCTGAACCGGGCCACGGACTTCAAGGGCTTCCGCGCCGCCGCCGCCCACTTCGAGGTCCCCTCGCAGAACCTCATCTACGCCGACACGCAGGGCAACATCGGCTACCAGGCGCCGGGCCGCATCCCGGTCCGGGGCGGCGGCCACGACGGCACCATGCCCGCCGCCGGCTGGGACTCGCGCAACGACTGGAAGAGCTTCGTCCCGCAGGCCGAGCTGCCGTACGAGTACAACCCGAAGCGCGGCTACATCGTCACCGCCAACCAGGCCGTGATCGACAAGAAGAAGTACCCCTACCTCCTCACCGAGGACTGGGGCTACGGCGCCCGCAGCCAGCGCATCAACGACCTCATCGAGTCGAAGATCGCCGACGGCGGCAAGATCTCCACCGACGACATGCGCACCATGCAGACGGACAACAGCAGCGAGATCGCCAAGCTGCTCACGCCGCACCTGCTGAAGATCGACGTCGACGACCCGAACGTCCGCGAGACACAGAAGCTGCTCGAAGGCTGGGACTACACCCAGGAGCCGGACTCGGGGGCCGCCGCGTACTTCAACGCGGTCTGGCGCAACGTCCTCAAGCTCGCCTTCGGCAACAAGCTGCCCAAGGAGCTGCGGGTCAAGGGGCAGTGCCTCAGCGTCCGTCCCGCCGACAGCACCGGCCCGCTCGACGACCTCGACGAGCGCGTGCGCGAGTGCGGGCAGCGGGCGAAGGACTCGGCGCAGCCGGACGGCGGCGACCGCTGGTACGAGGTCGTCCGCACGATGCTCAAGGACGAGAAGAACGAGTGGTGGCAGGCGCCGAAGACCCGCCTCGACCCGGCCACCGACACCCGTGACGAGCTGCTCGCCCGCGCGCTGAAGGACGCCCGCTGGGAGCTGACCGCCAAGCTCGGCAAGGACGTCGACTCCTGGAGCTGGGGCCGCCTGCACCAGCTGGAGCTGAAGAACCAGACCCTCGGTACGAGCGGTCCCGGCTTCGTCCGGTCCCTCCTCAACCGCGGCCCGTGGAACCTGGGCGGCGGCGAGGCGGCGGTCGACGCCACCGGCTGGAACGCGGCGGGCGGCTACGAGGTCATCTGGGTGCCCTCCATGCGGATGGTCGTGAACCTCAACGACCTCGACAAGTCCCGCTGGATCAACCTCACCGGCGCCTCCGGCCACGCGTACAGCGCGCACTACACCGACCAGACCGACAAGTGGGCGAAGGGCGAGCTGCTCGACTGGCCGTTCGGCGACGAGGCGGTCGAGAAGAGCACCACCGACAAGCTGGTGCTCAGGCCGTAAAGCGCCTGACACCGCCCGGCGTCACCACGGCGCTCACAGGGTGGTCGTGCGGTTCCCTCGGGACCCGCGCGACCACCTCTTCGTCGTACAGGAGCACCACCAGGTGAGGCCGTGCGCCCGCCGCCTCCAGCCGGGCGAGCACCCGGTCGTACGACCCGCCGCCCCGCCCGAGCCGCGTTCCGCGCCCGTCCACCGCCACGCCCGGCAGCAGCACCGTGTCCACCTCCGTCACCGCGTCCACACCGAGCCGTGCGCCCATCGGTTCGAGGAGCCCGAGCCGGGCGCGCGCGAGCCGCTCGGCGCCCTCGTACTCGGCCCAGTCCAGATCGTTGTCCGCGAGGAGCACGGGAAGCAGCACCCGTACGCCCCGCGCGCGCAGCGCGTCCAGCAGCGCCCGGGTCGCGGGCTCACTCCCGATGGAAACGTACGCGGCCACCGTCCCGGCCTCGGCGAGTTCCGGCAGCTCCAGTGCCCTGTCGGCCAGAGCCGCCCCGGCCTTCTCGATGTCATCGCTGGTCAACCGGGATCTCAGGGCCAGGAGTTCTCGTCGTAGCCCGGCCTTGTCAGGCTCGTCACACCACATATTGGCTCCACAAAACGCCTCGTATGAGAATTTATTGACCGGAGCCTAATCTTCTCCCCATAGGCAGCGGATATCGTTCGACCATGACTCAGTCGCACCCCGGGATCAGCAAGGCTGTCATCCCTGCCGCCGGCCTCGGCACCAGGTTCCTGCCGGCGACAAAGGCCACTCCAAAAGAGATGCTGCCTGTCGTCGACAAGCCGGCCATCCAGTACGTGGTCGAGGAAGCCGTGACCGCGGGCCTCTCCGACGTCCTCATGGTGACCGGCCGCAACAAGCGCCCTCTTGAGGACCACTTCGACCGCAACTACGAGCTGGAGTCGGCCCTCGGCCGCAAGGGCGACGCCGAACGCCTCGCCCGGGTGCAGGAGTCGAGCGACCTCGCCACCATGCACTACGTCCGCCAGGGCGACCCCAAGGGCCTCGGCCACGCCGTGCTGTGCGCCGCGCCGCACGTCGGCGACCAGCCGTTCGCCGTACTGCTCGGTGACGACCTGATCGACCCGCGCGACCCCCTGCTGTCCCGGATGATCGAGATCCAGGGGCAGTACGGCGGCAGCGTCATCGCGCTCATGGAGGTCGACCCCGCCCAGATCCACCTGTACGGGTCCGCGGCCGTCGAGCCGACCGCCGAAGGCGATGTCGTACGGGTCACCGGACTGGTCGAGAAGCCCGACCCGGCCGACGCGCCCAGCAACTACGCCATCATCGGCCGCTACGTGCTGGACCCGGCCGTGTTCGACATACTGCGCAAGACCGAGCCGGGCCGCGGAGGCGAGATCCAGCTCACCGACGCCCTCCAGCACCTGGCCGAGACGTACGAGTCGGCGGCCGACGCCGCGGGGAAGGCCGGCGGCCCCGTGCACGGCGTCGTCTTCAAGGGCCGCCGCTATGACACCGGCGACCGCGGCGACTACCTGCGTGCCATTGTCAGACTCGCGTGCGAACGTGAGGACCTGGGGCCGGAGTTCCGGACCTGGCTTCGCAGTTACGTGACCGAGGAGATGTAGGCACCTTGAGCAGCACGATCTGGTCTGTCGACGAGCACCTTGAGGACATCCTCGCCGCGGTGAGCCCGCTCGAGCCCATCGAGCTGCAACTCCCCGACGCGCAGGGCTGTGTCCTGGTGGAGGACATCACGGTCCAGATCGCGCTGCCCCCCTTCGACAACAGCTCGATGGACGGGTACGCCGTCCGTACGAGCGATGTCGCGGGCGCCAGCGAGGAGTTCCCCGCCGTCCTCACCGTCATCGGTGACGTGGCGGCGGGCAGCGGCGGGACGCTCAGGGTCAACCCCGGCGAGGCCGCCCGCATCATGACCGGTGCCCCGCTGCCGCCCGGCGCGGAGGCCGTCGTCCCGGTCGAGTGGACCGACGGGGGCACGGGCGGCGGGCCGGCCGCCACGATGCGCGCCGCGAGCGACGCCCCCGAGGGCGCGTCCGGCGAGGTCCGGGTCCACCGGCCGGTCGAGGCGCGGGCCCACGTCCGCGCGCGCGGCAGCGACGTCCAGGCCGGTGACCTGGCCCTCGAAGCTGGTACGGTCCTGGGCCCGTCCCAGATCGGCCTGCTCGCCGCCATCGGCCGCGCCACCGCCAAGGTCAGGCCCCGCCCCCGCGTCGTCGTCCTGTCGACCGG is part of the Streptomyces agglomeratus genome and encodes:
- a CDS encoding penicillin acylase family protein; this translates as MPANTTASSGKKKKGRRARLIVIVLVLALVAGVGYGTYWSISTVRASFPQTTGSIELDGLSGPVDVKRDNYGIPQIYADTDEDLFRAQGFVQAQDRFYEMDVRRHMTSGRLSEMFGADQVDTDAFLRTLGWRRVAQQEYDTKLSPETKKNLQAYAAGVNSYLEGRDGKDISVEYAALGFVNDYKPEKWTPVDSVAWLKAMAWDLRGNMQEEIDRSLLTSRLNAKQIKSLYPPYPYDRNKPVVEEGAVDETAKKYDPKASATPDAGTGTGTGAGTGGTGSGTGAGTGSGTGTGTGTGTGSGAGTAGATQGFQSQLSGISDALDEIPALFGPNGSGIGSNSWVVSGRFTTTKKPLLANDPHLAPQLPSLWYQMGLHCRKVSATCKYDTAGYTFSGMPGVIIGHNQNIAWGFTNLGADVTDLYLEKVSDDGYLYDGGTKPFTTREETIKVAGGKPKKITVRSTNNGPLVSDRSDELGKVGKRAPVDNAAPDRGDGYGISLKWTALMPGKSMDAVFELNRATDFKGFRAAAAHFEVPSQNLIYADTQGNIGYQAPGRIPVRGGGHDGTMPAAGWDSRNDWKSFVPQAELPYEYNPKRGYIVTANQAVIDKKKYPYLLTEDWGYGARSQRINDLIESKIADGGKISTDDMRTMQTDNSSEIAKLLTPHLLKIDVDDPNVRETQKLLEGWDYTQEPDSGAAAYFNAVWRNVLKLAFGNKLPKELRVKGQCLSVRPADSTGPLDDLDERVRECGQRAKDSAQPDGGDRWYEVVRTMLKDEKNEWWQAPKTRLDPATDTRDELLARALKDARWELTAKLGKDVDSWSWGRLHQLELKNQTLGTSGPGFVRSLLNRGPWNLGGGEAAVDATGWNAAGGYEVIWVPSMRMVVNLNDLDKSRWINLTGASGHAYSAHYTDQTDKWAKGELLDWPFGDEAVEKSTTDKLVLRP
- a CDS encoding 5-formyltetrahydrofolate cyclo-ligase, translating into MWCDEPDKAGLRRELLALRSRLTSDDIEKAGAALADRALELPELAEAGTVAAYVSIGSEPATRALLDALRARGVRVLLPVLLADNDLDWAEYEGAERLARARLGLLEPMGARLGVDAVTEVDTVLLPGVAVDGRGTRLGRGGGSYDRVLARLEAAGARPHLVVLLYDEEVVARVPREPHDHPVSAVVTPGGVRRFTA
- the galU gene encoding UTP--glucose-1-phosphate uridylyltransferase GalU, which produces MTQSHPGISKAVIPAAGLGTRFLPATKATPKEMLPVVDKPAIQYVVEEAVTAGLSDVLMVTGRNKRPLEDHFDRNYELESALGRKGDAERLARVQESSDLATMHYVRQGDPKGLGHAVLCAAPHVGDQPFAVLLGDDLIDPRDPLLSRMIEIQGQYGGSVIALMEVDPAQIHLYGSAAVEPTAEGDVVRVTGLVEKPDPADAPSNYAIIGRYVLDPAVFDILRKTEPGRGGEIQLTDALQHLAETYESAADAAGKAGGPVHGVVFKGRRYDTGDRGDYLRAIVRLACEREDLGPEFRTWLRSYVTEEM